Proteins found in one Oncorhynchus mykiss isolate Arlee chromosome 17, USDA_OmykA_1.1, whole genome shotgun sequence genomic segment:
- the nampt2 gene encoding nicotinamide phosphoribosyltransferase 2 isoform X1, protein MAAQDFNILLATDSYKITHYKQYPPNVSKVYSYFECRRKRGGTQFSEIVFFGLQYLLKKYLSGRVITEEKIQEAKVFYQMHFRQTVFDEEGWRKVLEKYDGRLPIRIKAVPEGKIIPRGNVLFTVENTDPDFFWLTNYIETMLVQMWYPISVATISREFKKILAKHLKATSGSLEGLDFKLHDFGYRGVSSQESAALGGAAHLVNFCSTDTVAGLLMAQRYYGCPMAGFSMPAAEHSTIISWGRSREKEAFESMLDQFPTGPVSVVSDSYDIFKACRHIWGDKLKERVIERSEDSCLIIRPDSGDPAETLIEVIKILEECFGCSLNSQGFKVLPSYLRIIQGDGIDLNSVDEILEKLSDEGWSAENVFFGCGSALLQKLNRDTLNCAFKCSYVEINGKGMDVYKQPVTDPSKGSKRGLLSLRRNSDDFIETVERGVGKPEEDMLVIVFENGSIVQEYTLEEIRKNARLLEDYMAPSQHNQDEPKSLEPHQKHIMNGVH, encoded by the exons ATCACACACTACAAGCAGTACCCTCCCAATGTCAGCAAGGTCTACTCCTACTTTGAGTGCCGCCGCAAAAGGGGGGGCACCCAGTTCAGTGAGATTGTGTTTTTTGGCCTTCAGTACCTCCTGAAGAAGTATCTTTCAG GACGAGTCATCACCGAGGAGAAGATTCAGGAAGCCAAAGTCTTTTACCAGATGCACTTTAGACAGACTGTGTTTGATGAGGAAGGCTGGAGGAAAGTGCTGGAG AAGTATGATGGCCGTCTCCCAATTCGAATCAAAGCGGTTCCCGAGGGGAAGATCATTCCCAGAGGAAACGTCCTCTTCACAGTGGAAAACACAGACCCAGATTTCTTCTGGCTCACCAACTATATTGAG ACCATGCTGGTCCAGATGTGGTATCCCATTAGTGTGGCGACCATCTCCCGGGAGTTTAAGAAGATCCTGGCCAAGCACCTGAAGGCCACATCAGGCAGTCTGGAGGGCCTGGACTTCAAACTGCATGACTTTGGCTACAGAGGGGTCTCCTCGCAGGAG TCTGCGGCATTAGGTGGGGCGGCCCACCTGGTGAATTTCTGCAGTACAGACACAGTAGCAGGGCTACTGATGGCCCAGCGATACTACGGCTGCCCCATGGCAGGCTTCTCTATGCCTGCAGCAGAGCATAG TACGATCATCTCGTGGGGGCGGAGCAGGGAGAAGGAGGCCTTCGAGAGCATGCTGGACCAGTTCCCGACAGGGCCGGTGTCAGTGGTCAGTGACAGCTACGACATCTTCAAGGCTTGTAGACACATCTGGGGGGACAAGCTGAAGGAGCGCGTGATAGAGCGGAGCGAAGACTCCTGCTTGATCATCCGGCCTGACTCGGGAGACCCCGCAGAGACCCTCATCGAG GTGATAAAGATTTTGGAGGAGTGCTTTGGTTGCTCCCTGAACTCTCAAGGCTTCAAGGTGCTGCCATCTTACCTGCGTATCATCCAGGGCGACGGCATTGATCTCAACTCAGTGGATGAG ATCCTGGAGAAGTTGAGTGACGAAGGCTGGAGTGCTGAGAACGTGTTCTTTGGCTGTGGGAGCGCCCTCCTTCAGAAGCTCAACAGAGACACGCTCAACTGTGCCTTCAAATGCAGCTATGTGGAGATCAATGGGAAGGGG ATGGATGTGTACAAGCAGCCTGTGACCGACCCGTCCAAGGGGTCAAAGAGAGGTCTTCTGTCACTTAGGAGAAACTCTGATGACTTCATTGAGACTGTGGAGCGAGGGGTGGGCAAGCCAGAGGAG GACATGCTGGTGATTGTGTTTGAGAATGGCTCCATCGTGCAGGAGTACACTCTGGAGGAGATCCGGAAGAATGCTCGGCTCCTAGAAGACTATATGGCCCCTTCCCAACACAACCAGGACGAGCCCAAGAGCCTGGAGCCACACCAGAAACACATAATGAATGGGGTGCATTAA
- the nampt2 gene encoding nicotinamide phosphoribosyltransferase 2 isoform X2, producing the protein MHFRQTVFDEEGWRKVLEKYDGRLPIRIKAVPEGKIIPRGNVLFTVENTDPDFFWLTNYIETMLVQMWYPISVATISREFKKILAKHLKATSGSLEGLDFKLHDFGYRGVSSQESAALGGAAHLVNFCSTDTVAGLLMAQRYYGCPMAGFSMPAAEHSTIISWGRSREKEAFESMLDQFPTGPVSVVSDSYDIFKACRHIWGDKLKERVIERSEDSCLIIRPDSGDPAETLIEVIKILEECFGCSLNSQGFKVLPSYLRIIQGDGIDLNSVDEILEKLSDEGWSAENVFFGCGSALLQKLNRDTLNCAFKCSYVEINGKGMDVYKQPVTDPSKGSKRGLLSLRRNSDDFIETVERGVGKPEEDMLVIVFENGSIVQEYTLEEIRKNARLLEDYMAPSQHNQDEPKSLEPHQKHIMNGVH; encoded by the exons ATGCACTTTAGACAGACTGTGTTTGATGAGGAAGGCTGGAGGAAAGTGCTGGAG AAGTATGATGGCCGTCTCCCAATTCGAATCAAAGCGGTTCCCGAGGGGAAGATCATTCCCAGAGGAAACGTCCTCTTCACAGTGGAAAACACAGACCCAGATTTCTTCTGGCTCACCAACTATATTGAG ACCATGCTGGTCCAGATGTGGTATCCCATTAGTGTGGCGACCATCTCCCGGGAGTTTAAGAAGATCCTGGCCAAGCACCTGAAGGCCACATCAGGCAGTCTGGAGGGCCTGGACTTCAAACTGCATGACTTTGGCTACAGAGGGGTCTCCTCGCAGGAG TCTGCGGCATTAGGTGGGGCGGCCCACCTGGTGAATTTCTGCAGTACAGACACAGTAGCAGGGCTACTGATGGCCCAGCGATACTACGGCTGCCCCATGGCAGGCTTCTCTATGCCTGCAGCAGAGCATAG TACGATCATCTCGTGGGGGCGGAGCAGGGAGAAGGAGGCCTTCGAGAGCATGCTGGACCAGTTCCCGACAGGGCCGGTGTCAGTGGTCAGTGACAGCTACGACATCTTCAAGGCTTGTAGACACATCTGGGGGGACAAGCTGAAGGAGCGCGTGATAGAGCGGAGCGAAGACTCCTGCTTGATCATCCGGCCTGACTCGGGAGACCCCGCAGAGACCCTCATCGAG GTGATAAAGATTTTGGAGGAGTGCTTTGGTTGCTCCCTGAACTCTCAAGGCTTCAAGGTGCTGCCATCTTACCTGCGTATCATCCAGGGCGACGGCATTGATCTCAACTCAGTGGATGAG ATCCTGGAGAAGTTGAGTGACGAAGGCTGGAGTGCTGAGAACGTGTTCTTTGGCTGTGGGAGCGCCCTCCTTCAGAAGCTCAACAGAGACACGCTCAACTGTGCCTTCAAATGCAGCTATGTGGAGATCAATGGGAAGGGG ATGGATGTGTACAAGCAGCCTGTGACCGACCCGTCCAAGGGGTCAAAGAGAGGTCTTCTGTCACTTAGGAGAAACTCTGATGACTTCATTGAGACTGTGGAGCGAGGGGTGGGCAAGCCAGAGGAG GACATGCTGGTGATTGTGTTTGAGAATGGCTCCATCGTGCAGGAGTACACTCTGGAGGAGATCCGGAAGAATGCTCGGCTCCTAGAAGACTATATGGCCCCTTCCCAACACAACCAGGACGAGCCCAAGAGCCTGGAGCCACACCAGAAACACATAATGAATGGGGTGCATTAA